From the genome of Rattus rattus isolate New Zealand chromosome 6, Rrattus_CSIRO_v1, whole genome shotgun sequence:
TTGGACTCAgggttttctgtaagagcagtgtctgctgtcatttgtgttttgttttgttggttgagACGGCCTCACTACCGGCTccggctggcctagaactccctatgtagctatCGGGTGGTCTTTAGACTTGTGGTGATTCTCTTGTCCCTGCTTCTGGGGACTGAATTTAGAGCTGTCGGGCTTGGTTTGCGTTTGGGGAATATTTTGttgttggtctttttgttttctttgtcttggaGACATTCtcagtctgtagcccaggctggcatggaaTGTGTGACGGTCCCACAGGCTCCAAGGACTGGGATCACAGGAACAAACCACACAGCCAATTGTGCCATGTTTTACTGTTATTtctgggctttctttggttggggtttgatttttggtttttcgagCCAGGATTTGTCTGTGTGACACCTGGCTATAAatcaggatgtccttgaactcacagaaatctgcttgcttctgcctcctaagtgctaggattaaaggcaaatgCCACCGCCACCCAGTACACcacccaaaacaccaaacaaacaccaTGGCATTTCTGCACTCCAGCTCTATAGTACAGTTTGAGTTTCGGCACAGTAATACCTCCAGCAGATTACTTCTGATCTTGTTTTTGGTGCTATGTGGGACACTGGGAACCTCAGTTCCCTCAAAACAGCCAAGACAGTCGTCGTTAGGAACTAGAAGTGTTTCTGAACTTTCAACAGTAAAGgtattttgttgggttttgttgctgcTATCAGGGTCTCCTCATGCTTACTGTCCCTCTGTGACTTCACTCCCTGTCTCTGGTTCCATTTGCTACTTTGTGACTTCATCAGAGGGGCAATCTAGCTCATGTAGGTCAGAGTTCCCCAGAGCCTTGTTTATTCAGACTCAGCTTTGAAGATGGGTCTGGAACTGAGCTCTCTGCACCTCACCCTTGGGTGCGAGGTGGAGGCCCACTTCTGGGCCGCTTCTGCGTGTGGCAGGTGATGTGCATTTGACTTCTGGAGCAGTTTCAAAGATAGATGCCAAGCGTGTGCCTATCGCCATCTCTAGAGTGCTTCTAACGGCTAGTCTAACCCATGGCGGTCTCCTCTTCCCAGGTCACGCAAACCAAAGTTCAATCAGACCTAGAACTGCCCCAGCGACTGAAGCTAGGCCTAGAGAAAAACCCCAAATCTCAAGGAGAAGAACCATTATGCATACTGAGGGCCACAGCCGCAGCTCAGACCCTAGCCAGTATCATCCGGTCTTGTTATGGTCCCTATGGCCTGCAGAAGTTTCTGGTGAGTGCCCAGGGAGAAACGGTTTGTACAGGTCATGCTGCTATCATTCTCAAGGCTCTGGAGCTGGAGCACCCAGCTGCCCGGTTTGTTCAAGAATTAGCCCAAACCCAGGCAGAGAACACGGGGGATGGCACGGCCTTTGTTGTTCTCCTGACAGAAGCCTTGCTGGAACAGGCCCAGTACCTTCTGTGGGCCGGCCTAACTCCAGCCCAGCTCCGGGAGGCCTTTGTCACAGCCACAGCAGAAGTCCTGACCGCTCTACCTTCCCTGGCCATCTGCTCTCTAGGGCCTTTGGAAGACCCTTCCTGGGCCCTCTATTCTGTGATGAGTACCCACACCCTGTCCAACGCAGAGTATTTAACCAAGCTCGTAGCACAAGCCTGCTGGATTAGCAGGGAGCCAAACGGCAGCTTCAAGCCCGAGAGCATTGTAGTGTGCATACTTCAGGGTGGGATACTGACTGATTCCCGAATTATCCCTGGAATAGCAATATGCGGGAAACTCTGTGGACGAAAGACTGAGGTGCTAAACAATGCCAGGGTGGCCCTGTTCAATTGTCCCTTTGGTCCTTCAAATCCATTTGCGCCGGCCACACtccgtctctccagcccggaagAACTGATAAGATTGCGGAAACATACTGAACAAGTGGAAATGGAAATAGCCGAACTGGCCATGATGGGCATTAACGTGGCAGTTGTCTTGGGAGAAGTTAATGAGAGGTCGGTGGACCAGGCTGACTACTGTGGCGTCATGGTGATTCAAGTCAAGTCCCGAAAGGAGATTGTCTACTTGAGTGATAAACTGGGTATTCCTCTGCTCAATCGGATCCTTCCTCCCGTGGAGCCTGGGAAGTGCCACAGGGTTTACAGGCAGGAGTTTGGAGAGAGTGCCGTGATAATGTTTGAGTGGGAACGTGAGATTGCACCTTTTCTCTCAGTGGTCCTCAGGGGACCCACCATCCAGGGACTTCGGGGTGCGGAGCAGGCTGTCTATTACGGCATAGATGCATTTTCTCAGCTGTGTCAAGATCCCAGACTGCTGCCAGGAGCTGGTGCCACAGAGATGGCTCTGGCGAGAATGCTGGTAGACAAAGGAAGTCGACTGGATGGCCCCAATGGTCTGGCCTTCCAAGCATTTGCTCAAGCCCTGAGTTCTCTGCCTAAAACCCTGGCAGAGAATGCAGGCTTAGCTGCCCAAAGCGTGCTGGCAGAAATGAGTGGGTATCACCAAGCCGGGAACTTTGTCATCGGAGTGGGAACAGACGGCTTAGTAAATGTGGCTCAGGAAGGTATATGGGACATACTGAGGACCAAAGCCCAAGGGTTACAAGCAGTCACTGGGCTGGTACAGCAGCTGGTGACTGTGGACCAGATTATAGTGGCCAGAAAGACTCCTAGGTACAGACTCATCCCCCAATCCGCACAGAACGCAAACACATCCTCACCCCTGAGAGCAAAATTCTTTGGAAAGTACGAATAGTGACACACTAAATAAAGAATGGTCAGGATTGCAAAGTGACCTCCAAAATGtaggtgttttccttttctgtccctcATGCCTGGAgcttccagtttcttcctttttcctttctctttcttgcttttttctttcttctctctctctttcttttttttttttttggttttattttgttttgttggtttttttggttttggtttgttgtttttgttttgtttgatgcaGAGTTTCTCTGTAATAGCCTGGTTATTCTgaaactggctttgtagaccaggttggcctagaactctcagagatctgcctgcttctgcttctgcttcttctgcttcccagaattctgggattaaaggtgtgtaccaccacaccctctaggtgcgtgcgtgtgtgtgtgtgtgtgtgtgtgttgatgtgtgggtatgggtgtgtgcaGGAGGTGAGGgacccactgaggtcagaagaaggtgtcatctcccctggaactggagttacaggcagttgtgaagggtgtgtgggtgctgggaatggaacccaagtcctctggaagaacagccagtgctcttaaccacggagctgTCTCTCCCCTGGCACATGAAGTCAGGCTGCAGaacaacaaagatgaaaatcCGTAATTCCAGCAACTGGGAGGTGAGTTCAAAAGCAGGTCAATGTGAGACTCAGGcatatagagagttccaggtcagtttgGACTTTGTAAATAAGGCgggtttcaaaaacaaaacaaaacaaaaaaaacagcacTCCAGTGTTAGAGATAGGCAgagcacaagttcaaggtcaccttcagctacTCATTGGGGACAGATTCTGTATATAAGACCTTgcctcagagaagagagaagaggggagaaggagagtgCATGGATTTTAGGGGAGGGAGAAACTGAATGTCCCTTCGATGGTATCAgcatgtgtggatttatgtctagACAACACTGTAACACTCCAAAAGCACCAGTTCCAACATAAAACAGTGGCCAGTcaccctcaatttttttttcttttttttggagctggggaccgaacccagggccagcgctctaccactgagctaaatccccaacccctattttttttttaaaagacagtattttagacaaaattaaaaaaaaaaaaaacacaggaaaaggagcCATAAGCAAACTAATTTAAgttgtatttttattggtttggggttttttccttatttttcttttttttcctatttatttatttatttatttttagagaaagagtttttctgtgtagccctggcagtctaagaactagttctgtagacgagactggccttgaacacacagagatcccttgcctttgcctccacGGTGCTGTGATTACCGGTGTGCTTCCCTGGCCAGCTAcagaatatattctgattatggttcccCTCACCCAGTCCTCGTCTTTTTTCATTAGACATCATTTGGACAAAGTGAGATAGTTCATCAGGGAAAGATGCTTTctgcctaatgacctgagttgcCCTAGAacccacaagatggaaggagagaactgactcctacaaacTGTCCTTTGAGCACTGTGTACTTGCTATGGCACATgtgtgagtatacacacacacacacacctacagatacacacatatacacacacacacatacacacacacacacacatacacacacacacacacatacacacacatacacaccacacacacatacacacacacactcacacatacacacaaatacacactcacacatacactcacacatacacacacacatggaataaGTAAAGCCATGATTATTTTGTAACAATTTGAAGATGACTCTTCATTTCAGTTATAAATCTAAGACTCCAAAGAGTGACATTACAGGCATGCAGCAGCACACGAGAAGCTGTAAGTCTTCAGGCATTCAGACTTGGCATAGATGTGAGAACACAAATTTAACCCCAAGGGACACTGATAACACACGAGAGCAAAGGTGTCGGCCAGTTGCATGGCTACGTGCAGGGCTGGAGGAAGAGGGCCTGAAGCGTGCAGCTAACGAAACCTGCATGTAACAGATCTATCTGTTCACTCCGCTCCACAGACGGATGGACCCCAGGCCCTTGTGTGCTGGGCAGATGCTGTAGCTTTCTCCACCCTGGCAGTGCCTCTGTGTCCTCAGGTTCTTTAGCCTGGGCTGACGGCCATCTCCATCTGGCAGCATGCCGAGCTCTCTCCACTTCATGCTGCATCTGAGAGGCAGCAGTGTGAGTGAGCATTGGGCTGATGGACAACTGAGCCCGAGGAGCAGTGGCCTGGGTGGCACTTCCACAGCAATGTGTCTGTCCATCCTAGAACCAGAGTAGCGAGGCCCTTAGGAATACCCATGTCCCCTCTCGACACAGGGCTCCCAGCACTTCTCCTGGTAATGGACAAGAAGACCAGAACTTCACCTCAGTTTGGCAGAGCCCCTTCTGCTTCTGGAGCTATAGGATGGAGGTCTCTTCCCAAGGCCTCAGTTCTCCAGCCTTGGCTGCTGGCTGGCTCCGTGTCTGATTTTGACACACTTTTATTCTATCCCAGAAGTGCCAACACCTGGGGTTTGTCCCCATTCTGGTGGACCTGCCAGGCCCCTCCCAGCATCACTCTTATGCCTGCTCTCTGTGGGTTGCTCTGATGAACTGTAAGTAGATGGCAAGATgcagaaaacagaacaagaatgGAAACTTCTAGTTAAGGGAAGAGGCTGACCTGGTGGGGACAGCACTTATT
Proteins encoded in this window:
- the Cct8l2 gene encoding T-complex protein 1 subunit theta-like 2 codes for the protein MAVSSSQVTQTKVQSDLELPQRLKLGLEKNPKSQGEEPLCILRATAAAQTLASIIRSCYGPYGLQKFLVSAQGETVCTGHAAIILKALELEHPAARFVQELAQTQAENTGDGTAFVVLLTEALLEQAQYLLWAGLTPAQLREAFVTATAEVLTALPSLAICSLGPLEDPSWALYSVMSTHTLSNAEYLTKLVAQACWISREPNGSFKPESIVVCILQGGILTDSRIIPGIAICGKLCGRKTEVLNNARVALFNCPFGPSNPFAPATLRLSSPEELIRLRKHTEQVEMEIAELAMMGINVAVVLGEVNERSVDQADYCGVMVIQVKSRKEIVYLSDKLGIPLLNRILPPVEPGKCHRVYRQEFGESAVIMFEWEREIAPFLSVVLRGPTIQGLRGAEQAVYYGIDAFSQLCQDPRLLPGAGATEMALARMLVDKGSRLDGPNGLAFQAFAQALSSLPKTLAENAGLAAQSVLAEMSGYHQAGNFVIGVGTDGLVNVAQEGIWDILRTKAQGLQAVTGLVQQLVTVDQIIVARKTPRYRLIPQSAQNANTSSPLRAKFFGKYE